The nucleotide window AGCCCACCGCCGAAGCCGGTGAGGACGACCGACTGCCCCGCTTCGAACCGTCCGGCCGTCGCGCCCGCGGCGAGTGCCAGTGGAATGGACGCGGCCACGGTGTTGCCGACCTGGTCGATGTTCTTCACGACTCGCTCCGGTGGCAGGCCCAACTCCCTTGCGCAGGTGTCGAGGATGCGCACATTGGCCTGGTGCGGGACCAGATGGGCGATGTCGTCCGGTGTCAGCACGGCGCGGTCGAGGACGTTGCGTACCGAACCGCTCATGTGCCGGACCGCGCGAGCGAAGACCTGAGGGCCGTCCATGTGGAAATAGGCGTCCGACGGAGCCGGATCAGCTCCGCTGAGCCGCTGTTCCGACCCACCGGCCGGGACGGTGATGAGATCCACTCCCCGGCCGTCGCTGCCCAGGTCGAACCCGAGCAACGCGCCGTTCTCCCCCCGGTCGCCGGCCCGGAGGACCGTGGCACCGGCGCCGTCGCCGAAGATGACCCGGGTGGTGCGGTCACCGGGATCGAGGATCGTGGAGAAGGTGTCCGCCCCGACAACCAGAGCCGTGTCGACCACCCCGGTTCCGATCAGCCCCGCTGCGGCGGCCAGCCCGTACACGAAGCCGGTGCACACCGCGGCTACGTCGAACGCTCCCACCCCGGCGAGCCCGAGGGCTTCGGCCACCACGGGGGCCGTCGCGGGACAGGGGCGGTCGGGGGTGCTCGTGGCCACCACCACCAGGTCCACCCGGTCGACATCTGCGGACTTCAGCGCGCGCCGGGCGGCCTCTGTCGCCAAGTGGCCGGTGCTCATGCCGGGAGACGCCACATGGCGCCGGGCAATGCCGGTGCGGGTTCTGATCCACTCGTCGGTCGTGTCCAGTTCGGTCGCGAGCATGTCGTTCGTGACCACCTGAGGTGGGACCCAGGTCCCCAGACCGCTGAGGACCGCGCTGCGCGTCATGGTCTGTGCTCCTAGGGAAGGGAAGGTAGGGCGGGCTACTCGGTGATGCCGTTCTGGAAAGGAGCGCGCACACGGTAACCACCGCGTATCGACTGCTGGTTGATCTTCCGGGCGCGGGCGATGGCGGCGGCCGTGCGTGTGATCATGAGTCCCGATGTGAGTCCCAGCCCCCGCCGGGAACTCTTGAAGAAGGCGTAGCCGTTCTTGGCCAGCTCGGGGAACATCGAGTCATGGAGCTGGATGTCGGCCTCCATGAACGTCCGCGACGTCGGGTGCAATGTCTGCGGCCAGGAGCGGCCGGCGTCCAAATGCTTCTTGGCCAGGCCGATCTCGAAGCGCATCAGCTCACGCACGGGGTCGCTGATGTGGCCACTGCCAATCTGACGATTCAGGTCCTCGCGCTCCAGACCGAACCGGGCGAGATGTTCCATCGGGAGGTAGAGCCGCCCGAGGTCCAGGTCCTCGCGCAGGTCCCAGAGGAAGTCCAGCAGCTGGAAGGCCGTGATCGTGTGCCGGCAGAGCTCCTCGGCCTCCGCGCTCTGCGGTTCGAAGATCTGATTGATCCACCCGGCGGGGAGCAGGGTCACCGTCTCGAGGAACTCGTCGAGCGCCTCGTCGTTCGCGTACTCGTAGGTCGTCAGGGCCTTGCGGTGTCCGTCGACGAAGTCCGGTACACGGAGGTAGGGCAGGTCCCACGTCCGCAGCGTGTGGACCAGAGCCCGGGCGAGGGACGCGTCCGTCTGCTCCGAGAGGGACAGCGGCCGGTCCACGGGCAGCGGATCACCCTTGGCGATCGCCATATAGGTGCGCTCCCACTCGTCGAGCCTGCGAGCGCGGACCTCGACGCTGTGGTTGATGTCGTCGGCCAGGTTGTCGACGTAGGCGACGAAGGTGATGAAGGCGTCGAAGTAGGATCGTTTGGCCGCGGGGAACATGAACCGGCCCAGGTAGCGGCCGCGGCCGATCTTGCGGAACAGCTGGGAAGTCGTGATGTAGTCGGCGCGCAGTCCGGAGTCCGTGATGCCCGCGAGGTCAAGCTCTTGAACAATCGTCATGTCTGTGCTCTTTCCGATGGGTTCCGCACATCCCCGAAGCCACCGGCCGGCTGGCGTGTGTTCGCGGGGGTATGCGGACGAAGCGGGAGGAG belongs to Streptomyces graminofaciens and includes:
- a CDS encoding beta-ketoacyl-ACP synthase III; translated protein: MTRSAVLSGLGTWVPPQVVTNDMLATELDTTDEWIRTRTGIARRHVASPGMSTGHLATEAARRALKSADVDRVDLVVVATSTPDRPCPATAPVVAEALGLAGVGAFDVAAVCTGFVYGLAAAAGLIGTGVVDTALVVGADTFSTILDPGDRTTRVIFGDGAGATVLRAGDRGENGALLGFDLGSDGRGVDLITVPAGGSEQRLSGADPAPSDAYFHMDGPQVFARAVRHMSGSVRNVLDRAVLTPDDIAHLVPHQANVRILDTCARELGLPPERVVKNIDQVGNTVAASIPLALAAGATAGRFEAGQSVVLTGFGGGLTWGSALLTWPESLVAVTE
- a CDS encoding phytoene/squalene synthase family protein, with the translated sequence MTIVQELDLAGITDSGLRADYITTSQLFRKIGRGRYLGRFMFPAAKRSYFDAFITFVAYVDNLADDINHSVEVRARRLDEWERTYMAIAKGDPLPVDRPLSLSEQTDASLARALVHTLRTWDLPYLRVPDFVDGHRKALTTYEYANDEALDEFLETVTLLPAGWINQIFEPQSAEAEELCRHTITAFQLLDFLWDLREDLDLGRLYLPMEHLARFGLEREDLNRQIGSGHISDPVRELMRFEIGLAKKHLDAGRSWPQTLHPTSRTFMEADIQLHDSMFPELAKNGYAFFKSSRRGLGLTSGLMITRTAAAIARARKINQQSIRGGYRVRAPFQNGITE